Proteins encoded within one genomic window of Halobacteroides halobius DSM 5150:
- a CDS encoding LptF/LptG family permease, with protein sequence MLFKLRLVDRYLGKEFLKPFIFSIFTLTVLMISSYLFELTDLILVKQVPLNKVLKLLLYKIPGVMVQSFAISILFATLLSLSQLVKKNEVIAFRMGGVSLQRLLLPFLIVALVVSISTFFINEQLVPWTNHRAENIVRRIILKQGLPDLKEGSFFKGLDKRYFYIGKIDEQEDKFYEIMLYELAKDKKFPRLITAKMGYFKDKVWHLVDGLVNKFNQQGELIYQSAFKELKINVNQKLENFYGQQKTTSEMSREELLKDIKLFKESGLDVSSLLVDYHLKLAKPFACFIFVLIGAPLTVRSKQGRIFGVIASIVIVFLYYVILSFSRSLGRNGLLNPLLAAWLPNLIFSVIGIYLIIKEEL encoded by the coding sequence GTGTTGTTTAAGTTACGATTAGTTGATCGCTATTTAGGAAAAGAGTTTTTGAAGCCATTTATATTTTCTATCTTTACTTTAACAGTTTTAATGATAAGTAGTTATTTATTTGAATTAACTGATTTGATCTTGGTTAAACAGGTACCTTTAAATAAAGTGCTAAAGCTGCTATTATATAAGATACCAGGGGTAATGGTACAAAGTTTTGCTATTTCTATTTTATTTGCTACTTTATTATCATTAAGCCAGTTGGTAAAAAAGAATGAAGTGATAGCTTTTAGAATGGGCGGGGTTTCTCTTCAGCGTTTATTACTTCCTTTTTTAATTGTGGCTTTAGTAGTTAGTATTAGTACATTTTTTATTAATGAACAGTTAGTCCCGTGGACCAATCATCGAGCAGAAAATATAGTCCGCAGGATTATTTTAAAACAGGGTTTGCCAGATTTAAAAGAAGGCTCTTTTTTTAAAGGTCTAGATAAACGTTATTTTTATATTGGTAAGATTGATGAACAAGAAGATAAGTTCTATGAGATTATGCTCTATGAATTAGCAAAGGATAAGAAATTCCCGCGACTGATCACAGCTAAGATGGGTTATTTTAAAGATAAAGTATGGCACTTAGTTGATGGATTAGTTAATAAATTTAATCAGCAAGGAGAGTTAATCTATCAATCTGCTTTTAAAGAATTAAAAATAAATGTTAACCAAAAGCTAGAGAACTTTTATGGCCAACAAAAGACAACTTCAGAAATGAGTCGAGAGGAGTTACTTAAAGATATTAAATTATTTAAAGAGAGTGGATTAGATGTTAGCTCCTTATTAGTTGATTATCACTTAAAGCTAGCTAAGCCATTTGCTTGCTTTATTTTTGTTTTAATTGGTGCACCATTGACTGTGAGATCTAAACAAGGTAGAATTTTTGGAGTTATAGCTAGTATAGTAATTGTCTTTTTATACTATGTTATTCTATCTTTTTCTCGTTCATTAGGTAGAAATGGTTTATTAAATCCTTTATTAGCAGCTTGGTTACCCAATCTTATTTTTAGTGTAATAGGGATTTATTTGATTATCAAGGAAGAACTTTAG
- a CDS encoding LptF/LptG family permease, with protein sequence MKIIDKYLVWEFIKPFLLTLFTLVIILISSFLFQLTDFIIIKDIPVPIVAKLLLYKVPQVMVKSFSMAVLFATLLSLSRLVKDNEFTALRMGGIKFTRIVIPLLIVGLLISLVTYWFNEKIVPTANSKYQQVINKSIYKKKDQVIKQNVLFKDRHNRYFYLGKLNTKTKEVNNILVYDKQDKPNQLISATKGSFRGKILSLQVGIRYQLGAEGYLAQQDELRKVNFKLERRIKKLYSRQKKPEELNRAQLKARIKLLQASGIDTTKLEVEYYFKLAQPLACVIFILIGAPLSIKSDKGRIFGLIVSVVIIFIYYVFLSISRSLGNAGALAPWLAAWLPNLVFALLGSSLIIKEEHFELS encoded by the coding sequence ATGAAAATAATTGATAAATATTTAGTTTGGGAATTTATAAAACCTTTTTTACTTACTTTATTTACCTTGGTTATTATTTTAATCAGCAGCTTTTTATTTCAACTAACTGATTTTATTATTATTAAGGATATTCCAGTGCCAATAGTAGCTAAATTATTGTTGTATAAAGTTCCACAAGTAATGGTTAAAAGCTTCTCCATGGCTGTATTATTTGCTACTTTACTTTCTTTAAGTCGCTTGGTTAAAGATAATGAGTTTACTGCTCTTAGAATGGGTGGGATTAAATTTACTCGGATAGTAATTCCTTTATTAATCGTGGGATTATTAATTAGTCTGGTAACCTATTGGTTTAATGAGAAAATAGTTCCTACTGCTAATAGTAAGTATCAGCAAGTAATCAACAAATCTATTTATAAGAAGAAAGACCAAGTTATTAAGCAAAATGTATTATTTAAAGATAGGCATAATCGTTATTTTTATCTAGGTAAACTTAACACTAAAACTAAAGAAGTTAATAATATCTTAGTTTATGATAAACAAGACAAGCCTAATCAGCTAATCAGTGCTACTAAGGGGTCATTTAGAGGTAAAATTTTATCCTTACAAGTGGGGATAAGATATCAACTAGGGGCTGAGGGTTATTTGGCCCAACAGGATGAGCTAAGAAAGGTAAATTTTAAGTTAGAAAGAAGGATTAAGAAGTTATATAGTAGACAAAAGAAACCAGAAGAATTAAACCGGGCCCAACTAAAAGCAAGAATAAAGTTACTACAAGCTAGTGGAATAGATACGACCAAGCTAGAAGTTGAGTATTATTTTAAATTAGCCCAGCCTTTAGCTTGTGTAATATTTATTTTAATTGGTGCTCCATTGAGTATTAAATCAGATAAAGGAAGAATTTTTGGGCTAATAGTTAGTGTAGTGATTATCTTTATTTATTATGTTTTCTTATCTATAAGCCGTTCGTTAGGCAATGCAGGAGCTTTAGCACCCTGGTTAGCAGCTTGGCTACCTAATTTAGTCTTTGCCCTATTAGGAAGCAGTTTAATAATTAAGGAAGAGCACTTTGAATTAAGTTAA
- a CDS encoding peptidase S8, which yields MKKLICYLLVLGLTITTFGCSFLDKEEFVGVKGHVTLTNTKLKESTSTQQISTQSFAIKGITSANSKEEYVQDEILVSFEDVAKTKVTNLLAKYGLTVKRELHKLKIKVLKVNSDYDLKTLIEQLNNEAIINYAELNRKIRLQAAISPNDPGYSKQWNYKAISLPQAWDVTTGSKEVTVAVIDTGVDLDHPDLEGQLDLKNSVNVINSSSTADDDHGHGTHVAGILGAVTDNGRGVAGINWNIKIMPIKVFGATGSGNYSNLITGIYWAVNNHAEVINLSLGGSEPTSSLNSLKVAVEYAYNKGVTVVAAAGNGGEDMIGDLGLLYPAHYPSTIAVGAVNSRLERANFSNYGANLDFVAPGSYIYSTVPPDLTNNDLAITDPSGYKYAFGTSMATPHVAGLAALLIASGQANTPAEVKRQLRLTAQDLGVFGRDKKHGFGLINAYAGVKNAKITKTQVFAGKMNGSIINRTSQVTYPVANGFYSLANIEAGSWYLYGWIDVNNNNLVDKGDYFGKTDSRVSRGLNVNLNLSLITDKAIQYQVE from the coding sequence ATGAAGAAACTAATCTGTTACCTGCTAGTTTTAGGATTAACTATTACAACATTTGGTTGTAGTTTTTTAGATAAAGAAGAATTTGTCGGAGTTAAAGGACATGTAACTTTAACTAATACTAAACTTAAAGAAAGCACTAGCACACAACAAATATCTACACAAAGTTTTGCAATTAAAGGGATAACTAGTGCTAATTCAAAAGAAGAGTATGTACAAGATGAAATTTTAGTATCTTTTGAAGATGTAGCTAAGACTAAAGTTACTAACTTGCTTGCTAAATATGGTCTAACTGTCAAAAGGGAGTTACATAAATTAAAGATTAAAGTTCTAAAAGTTAATTCGGATTATGATCTTAAAACCTTAATTGAACAACTTAATAATGAAGCCATCATAAATTATGCAGAACTAAATAGAAAGATAAGATTGCAAGCAGCTATTTCTCCTAATGACCCTGGGTATAGTAAACAATGGAATTATAAAGCTATTAGTTTACCTCAAGCTTGGGATGTAACCACAGGTAGTAAAGAAGTAACTGTGGCTGTAATTGATACCGGGGTTGATTTAGATCATCCTGATTTAGAAGGCCAGTTAGATTTAAAGAATTCTGTTAATGTAATCAATTCTAGTTCAACTGCTGATGATGACCATGGGCACGGAACTCATGTAGCTGGAATACTGGGGGCTGTAACAGATAATGGTAGGGGAGTAGCAGGAATTAATTGGAATATAAAAATTATGCCTATTAAGGTTTTTGGTGCTACTGGAAGTGGCAATTATTCAAATCTTATTACTGGGATTTATTGGGCAGTCAATAATCATGCAGAGGTTATTAATTTAAGTTTAGGAGGGAGCGAGCCTACTTCTTCATTGAATTCATTGAAAGTAGCTGTAGAGTATGCTTATAATAAAGGGGTAACTGTAGTTGCGGCAGCTGGTAACGGAGGGGAGGACATGATAGGAGATTTAGGGTTGCTTTATCCTGCTCATTACCCGAGTACAATTGCTGTAGGAGCTGTTAATTCGAGGTTAGAAAGGGCCAATTTTTCTAATTATGGTGCTAATCTTGATTTTGTAGCACCTGGCTCATATATTTATTCTACAGTACCCCCTGATTTAACCAACAATGATTTAGCTATCACAGACCCTAGTGGTTATAAGTATGCGTTTGGTACTTCAATGGCTACTCCTCATGTAGCGGGGTTAGCAGCCTTATTAATCGCTAGTGGACAAGCCAACACTCCCGCTGAAGTAAAGAGACAATTAAGACTAACAGCTCAGGATTTAGGAGTGTTTGGTCGAGATAAAAAACATGGATTTGGTTTAATCAATGCTTATGCTGGAGTGAAAAATGCTAAAATTACCAAGACACAAGTCTTTGCTGGGAAAATGAATGGTTCAATTATCAACCGGACTAGTCAAGTAACTTATCCTGTTGCAAATGGCTTTTATAGTTTAGCTAATATTGAAGCTGGTAGTTGGTATCTTTATGGTTGGATAGATGTTAATAATAATAATTTAGTAGATAAAGGAGATTACTTTGGTAAGACAGATAGTCGGGTAAGTAGGGGCTTGAATGTTAATCTAAATCTAAGTTTAATTACAGATAAAGCAATTCAATATCAAGTAGAATAA
- a CDS encoding L,D-transpeptidase has product MDTKFPQNNLLKRLLFLLLLILLILLGLLFNNSLSNNSPLPLEKKTAINYQKLKQQIDDYLTKQKKAQPVTITSNQALNKLRTALYLYLQDHYQLPKNLKQLLGTYLKNIPPEPISDDNKVSFKLDYTGGWYYNPQLTGPSLAKLITTSLRPNTKQNNITDFRPYHILVNTTKDKLYLKQGSKIIKEYPIADGGKLSPTPKGRFRIEDKAILNKQQREKYGKYWLELDLWTKGGGYGIHATTNQRLALTNQTSQGCIRLKPKDIAELYQLVPTKVTVFIK; this is encoded by the coding sequence GTGGATACTAAATTTCCACAAAATAATCTTTTAAAACGCCTACTATTTTTACTACTACTAATATTACTAATTTTACTTGGCTTATTATTTAATAATTCGCTTAGTAATAATTCACCGCTACCTCTAGAGAAAAAAACTGCTATAAACTATCAAAAACTAAAGCAACAAATTGATGATTACTTAACAAAACAAAAAAAAGCCCAACCAGTCACTATTACATCTAACCAAGCCTTAAATAAATTAAGAACAGCTTTATATCTTTATCTACAAGATCATTATCAGTTACCAAAAAATCTTAAGCAATTACTAGGTACTTATCTTAAAAATATTCCTCCGGAACCAATATCTGATGATAATAAGGTTAGTTTTAAACTAGATTATACTGGAGGTTGGTACTATAATCCCCAATTAACCGGGCCAAGCTTAGCTAAATTAATCACTACTAGTCTCCGCCCCAATACGAAACAAAATAATATAACCGATTTTAGACCATATCATATCCTAGTTAATACTACTAAGGATAAACTCTATTTAAAACAAGGGTCTAAAATAATTAAAGAATACCCAATAGCCGATGGAGGAAAGTTATCACCAACTCCTAAAGGAAGATTTAGAATTGAAGATAAGGCTATCTTAAATAAGCAACAAAGAGAAAAATACGGAAAGTACTGGCTAGAACTCGACCTGTGGACTAAAGGTGGAGGGTATGGCATTCATGCTACAACTAATCAACGCTTGGCCCTTACCAACCAAACCTCTCAAGGTTGTATCAGGTTAAAACCAAAAGATATTGCTGAGCTCTACCAGCTTGTTCCCACAAAGGTCACAGTCTTTATAAAATAA